The genomic DNA GCGCGTGGGTTTGTCGACCACGCAGGTTGCAGCGCTTTCGCTTTGGGCGAAACAAACGGCCTCGCCGCCTCACAGCCCCAGGGCTTTGGCCGCGGCTTCGTACTCTTCCGGCCGGACATAGATGATGTAGCCGTAGCTGCCCCTGCCGTCGGAAACGCCGTTGGAAGCATAAATGTTGATGTTGGCTTCGTACAGCTTCTCGTGCACTTCGGCGAGCGCGCCCAGTTTATCATCGCCCTGCGCCAACAGAGCGCGATGCGGGCCGTCCAGGCCGAAGCCGGCTTTGCGCGCGGCATCCATGAACTGCGGGGTGTGCTCGGGAAAGAGGGTGAGTTGGGTGCGCATCGGGCCGGTGGGAATCGCGGAAAAGGCGAGCAAATTGACGCCTAACTCCGCAAGCTGGGAGAGCAGTTTGTAGGCCTCGCCCGGCTGATCTTTGACCGTCGCGTAGAGGTAATCAACGCGTCTGATACTGAAGGACATGGCTCAAACTCCTGAAAGGGTTTCACGGAACAACCTGGTCGGCAGGAATCTACAAAAAGCCGCACAATGAAGCATGCGTTTTTTTCCGCTGCGGCTGTGCTCACTGCACCGCAAAGACCGCGCGCGCCGGCTCGGGCATGCCGAGTTGCACGCCGCGCGCGCCCGGCGAACAACCGCCGACGGTCAGCCGGAACTGGCCGGGTTCCAGTCTCTGCTCGCCGGCCTCGTCCACCAGCATCATGTGTTCCGGCGTGATGGTGAAGGTCAGGGTCTTGCTTTCGCTCGCTGCCAGCGCGACCCGCTGAAAGCCGATCAGCTTATGCTGCGGCACGGTCACCGTTGCCTGCAAATCGCTCAAGTAGAATTGCACCACTTCTTCGCCCGGCCGGTTGCCGGTGTTGGTCACCGTGATTTGCAGCGGCAAGGACTCGCCGGGAGCAATGCGTGCGCGTGGCAGCCGCAGATCGTGATAGGCAAATTGCGTGTAGCTCAGGCCATAGCCAAAGGGATAGAGCGGCGCGGCGGTCAGATAGCGATAAGTGCGGCCCGGCATGCGGTAATCCTCGAATGCCGGCAACTGCGCCAGCGACCGCGGAAAAGTGATCGGCAGCCGGCCCGAGGGTGAAGCGTCGCCGAACAGAATCTCAGCCACGGCCTGGCCGCCGGCCTCACCGGGATACCACACAAACAAGATGGCCTGCACCCAATTCTCAACTTCCCCCAAAATGATCGGGCTGCCGCCGTGCAAAATGAGCACGATCTTCGCGCCCCGGCTTGACAATTTGCGGAGAAATTCGACTTGAACCGGCGGCAGCGCAAGATCCAACCGGTCACCGCGATCCGGTGAAAGAATCGCTTCGCCCTCTTCGCCCTCCAGCAGCGGCGAAAGGCCCAAACATGCGACCACGACTTCGTTGGCCGCCGGCGTGTAAAAGGCCCAATCCTGCGGATTCACGCTGGGCGCGTGCAACTGGGTGCCCACGAGATAGGTCACGCGCATGCCTTCCGGCGCCCGTCCGGCAATGCCTTCAAGAATGGTGGTGAGGTTGTCATTCAATCCAAAATAATTGCCCAGCAGCGCATCGACACTCGCCGCGTTCTGGCCGGTCACCAGAATCTTGCGCGTGTCCGGCCGGATCGGCAAAAGCTGGTCTTGATTTTTGAGCAGCACGATCGCTTTGCGCGCCGCCTCCAGCGCCAGGCTGCGGTGTTCCGCGCTGCCGATCACGCTGGGTGGAATGGCGGTATAGGGCACCATTTCCGGCGGATCGAACAGGCCGAGCTTGAACCGCGTGCGCAGTGTGCGCGCCAGCGCGCGATCGAGATCCGCTTCAGCCAGCAAACCGCGATCAATGGCCTCGCCGATTTTGTCGTAGGTCACGCCGCAGCTCAGGTCGCAGCCGGCCTGGAGCGCCAGCGCCGCAGTTTCCACCGGGCCTGGCGTGAAGCGATGGCGGGCATGGATGTCTTCCAGCGCCCAACAATCGGACACGACGTGACCCTCGAATTGCCACTGGCCGCGCAGAATTTCCACCAGCAGCCGTTGACTGGCACAGCACGGCTCGCCGTTCACGCGATTGTATGCCGCCATCACTGCCTCGACGCCGGCTTCCGTCACCAGTTTTTTGAACGCAGGCAAATAAGTGTCGTGCAAGTCGCGCAACGACACTCGGGCATCGAAATGGTGGCGGTCTTTCTCCGGACCGCTGTGCACCGCAAAATGCTTGGCGCATGCTGCGGCTTTGAGATAGCGGGGATGATTGCCCTGCAAGCCGCGCACAAACGCGGCACCCAGTTCGCCGGTGAGAAAGGGATCTTCGCCATAGGTTTCCTGGCCGCGGCCCCAGCGCGGATCGCGAAAGAGGTTGATGTTCGGCGACCAAAACGTGAGGCCTTGATACTGGCCGGTAAAACCGCGGCGCCGCACCGTTTCGTGAAATTTGGCGCGGGCTTCATCGCCGATGGCGGCTGCGACCCGCTGCAGCAAGTCTACGTCCCACGTGGCCGCCAAGCCGATGGCTTGCGGAAACACGGTGGCGCGGCCGTTGCGCGCGACGCCGTGCAAAGCTTCACTCCAATAGTTGTAGGCGGGAATGCCGAGGCGCGGCACTGCCGGTGCCTCATGCAGCATCTGACTGATCTTTTCGGCGCGCGTCATGCGGGAGAGCAAATCCTGCACGCGCTCGGCCAGCGGACGCGCCGGATCGAGATAAGGAGGAGAGTCTGTCATCATTGCTTGGCCCTGGCAAAAGGCGATGAGCGGCAGGAGCAGCACAAGCAGCGCCGGAAGCAGGCCGGGGCAGCGGAGAAAGTGGCGGCGCATCTTTCAAGCTCCGGCATAAGTTCGCAGCAAGGTGGCGCCAGTTACGGCCGTCACGGCAAATTCGCCCAGGGCCGCGGGCAGCAACGTGAAACGCACGGCAGCGAGCGTCATGCGATTGATGCGGACCTCTCCCGCAATCACGCCCCAGATTTCCAGACTCTCGCCGTTGCAGGCGCCGGTGAAAGTCGCACCCGCGGCCATCTGCACGCGCTCGGTCACGAAGTATTGATTCGCACACAACCGCCAGCGCCGCACGCCCTTCTGCTCCGCAACCAGCTCAGGTGGCCGCAGGCCCGGCTCGACTTGCGCGAAGTTGATCACGGCCATCGCCTTTTCGAGGTGCAATGGCCGCGGCCGGCCATCGTCTCCGACGCGGTTCCAATCATACACACGATAGGTGGTGTCGGAATTCTGCTGAATTTCCGCGATCAGCAGACCGCTCATGATCGCATGCAGCGAGCCGGCCGGCACGCAGATGTGATCGCCCGCCTTGACCGGCAGCCGGTGCAGGAACGGCTCCAGCCGGCCGGATTCGACTGCCTGGCGAAACGCCGCGGGCGTGGTGCCGGCTTTGACACCCAGGATCAACTCGGCGTTAGGCGCGGCCTGCAACACGACCCACATCTCGGTTTTGCCAAGCTCGTTGCCCTCGTGCGTGCGCGCGAAATCATCGCTGGGATGCACCTGCACCGAGAGCGGGAGATTGGCATCCAACAATTTGATGAGCAGGGGAAACTTCTGCCGCGCCTGCGCCCAGGCACAATTGCGGCCGATCAAATCCAGGCCCAGCTCGGCATGCAGATCGGTGAGCAAACGGCCGGCGCAAGGGCCGTTGTCAACGGCGGTCACGCCGTTTTGATGTCCGGAGATTTCCCAGCTTTCGGCGACCACGCCGTGCGGCGGCAGGATGCGCCCCAGCCGTTCGAGATTCCGGCCGCCCCAGAGATAATGTTTCAACACGGGAGTAAAGGTCAGAGGATAAAGGGAGTCTGCCATACGCTGCAATCCTCAAGAAGAAATGGTGCAAAATCAAAAACCCCATTGCCGCCGGGAAGATAGCAAATGGGATTTTCATTTCAGAGAGGATTTTCAGCGGTGTCTGTCTTCCTTCGACCGCTGCGCGCGAGTTGTCCGGGTTGGGGGTTTTGTAAATTGCCAGGCGATGTGCCTGGGTCTTCGCGAGATCCTTTGCAGCATGTCTGCTCTTGGGTGGGCTGTACTTCTCACTGAAGAAACAAAGCTGTTCACGCAAAGCCGAAACGGTTCTGCGAAGAAGAACTTTGCGGGTTCTTTCCGTTTTGGCGGCTTGGCGTGAGGCTTTGCCTTTGGGTTCTGGCTCGTTCGAGTTATGCGTTCAGCTTTTTGGAAATCACAGCCATTTGAGCCACGGAGGCGCTGGGATCGCAGAGTTGCAGCATCAAAAAAACGCCGTCACCTCATTCCAGGTGGGCGAGCGGCGCGGCAAAGGCGTCAGTCAGCGACTTCACCTGCAGGCTGCGCTCGAAATCGGCCAGCGCGATCTTTCCCTCTGTTTGAAATTCGACGGTCACCGGCCGGCCCGGCACGAGATGAAAATAGTTGTCGGTGAAAAATCCCTCATGCTCATCCGCGGTGAGGAAGACATGGCTGGCAAATTGATCCGCGGCCAGCGTGATCTGGAAGCCGTTCGCTGTCGCAGTCACCTGCTTGCTGATTTGGGACGAGGGCAGGCGCAACTCCTTCACTGGCTTGAAGAGCAGCGTGTTCGCCGACAGGACTTCCCCGTTCGCAGCGTGCAGCTCGGCGAGCAGGAAAGCGCGCTGTTCCTCCCCGGCCGGCAGCCATTCATTCTTGTTGAAGGAGAAGTAGTTCGTGCTGCTCAAGGCTCTCACCCACACCGGCCTTTCTTCCTGCCGTAAAACCTTGCCGTTGAATTCGATCAGACTGAGATGCAGCGTCGCCGCCACCGGTGCGCGCTCGTCAGAGACGATATACACTTCAACCTTTGTGCTGTCATGATGTGGGCTGACCAGAATCGGACTGAAGAAGCGGCGGGCGAAGTAATGCAGCGCCTTCCACCGGCCGTAGTAGTCAAGCGAGGACCACGAGGCCACGGGCCAGCAGTCATCGATCTGCCAGTACAACGCGCCCATGCAGCGTGGCCGCAGCCGGCGCAGATGCTCGGTGCCGAGCTTGAGGCCTTCCGCCTGCACAATCTGGCTGACGTACAAAAATGAGGCGAAATCTGTGGGCTCGGGAAATTCGCGCAGCGTGTAGGTGCGAATCAATTCATTGCCGCGGCCGTGCTTCTGGTGGGTCACCATCACCGGCGAGGCCAGGTCATAGTCCTCCGGCAGCGCGAATTGCTTGATGGTTTTGAGCTGCGGGAAAGACTGGAAACCATATTCGCTCATGAAGCGCGGGGTCTGCTGCAGATAAGCGGCAAAAGGTTCGGCGCCGTGCCACACGCCCCAATAGTGCATGTCACCAGAGTTGGGCGAGCCGGGCCAGTCCTCCTGATTGTAGGAAGTGGGCGAACTGGGCCAGTAAGGCCGCGCGGGATCATACGTGGCGCACACTTTGGGCAACACGCCGTGGAAGATTTTCAAATAATCCTGCCATACGCTGTCCGGGCATTGCTGCTGCCAGCCCCAGCCCTTCCAGCCGGCTTCGACTTCGTTGTTGCCGCACCACAACACGAGGCTGGGATGATTGCGCAAGCGCTTGACCTGATGAATCGCTTCCTGCTCGAGGTTGGCCAGGTCCGCGGGCTGCGCCGGATACATCGAACAGGCGAACATGAAATCCTGCCATACCATGAGGCCCAGCTCATCGCACAGTTCATAGAATTTTTCGTTTTCATAGATGCCGCCGCCCCACACCCGCAGCATGTTCATGTTGGCCTCTTGCACGGCATGCAGCAACTTCGCATAGCGCGCGGCGTCGATGCGATTCAGGAAATTGTCGGCGGGAATCCAGTTGCCGCCCTTGGCAAAAACCGGCACGCCATTGACGACGAACTCGAAACTGCGGCCCCAGGCATCCGGTTGCTGCCATAATTCCACCGTGCGCAAGCCCACGCGGCGGGAGGCCTGGCCAACGTTTTTGCCGCCCGCCTGCAACTGTGCGTGAATCGTGTACAGCGGTTGCTCACCCATGCCGTTGGGCCACCACAGCCGCGGGTTCGCAATGGTGAAGTCGAGGCGATGCGTTTGCACGCCGGGGGTCAGCTCGCAGCGGACGGTTTGCGGCGGAAAAGCATTCTCCGCCGAGGCAATTCTGATCTCAGCTTGCTGCGGCCGCGTGGCATGAATCTCGACCGCGGCGGTGAGGCGTGCGCTCTTTTCGGTGAGTTGATTTTGGATGATTTGCAGATCAACGACGCGGGCTTCCTCCCACGCCTCCAACAGCACCGGCTGCCAAATCCCGCTGGTGACGAAGCGCGGGCCCCAATCCCATCCGAAATGATAAGGCGCCTTGCGGGTGTAGGGGCTGGTCTTCTCGCCGTGATCATTGACCGCGGGCAATTGATAACTCAACTGCGCCATGCGCGGCAACACTTCGTTGATGGGCGAGCGGAAATGCACGCGCAGGGTGTTTTCGCCGGCGCGCAGCAGGGATTTGCAGGCCACGCGCCATTCGCGGAACATGTTGTCGGCGCGCAGAATCAGCGAATCATTCAAAAAGACGTCGGCATAGGTATCCAATCCGGCAAACACGAGCTCGACGTTCTCGCGCTGGCGCAGGCCGGCGGCAACCGTGAAGCGGGTCTGATATTCCCAGTCGGTTTTACCGATCCACTGCAATGTGCTTTCGTTGTCGCGATAGAAGGGATCTGCAATCAAGCCCTGGCGCAACAAATCGGTGTGCACCTCGCCCGGCACCTGCGCGGGGTACCATTTCTCCTCACCGGCCTGGCGGAACTGCCAGCCTTGATCGAGTTTCATTTCGCTGAATCCTTCCGGTTGCTCGCACGTGGAAAAAAACATCGCTGAAACCAGCGCTGCCAGCGCAGCAATGCGCCGTCGTCTTGCCGATCGCATGTGAGGCTCCCGTGGTAATAGGCGTCTGCCCGGGAATGTTCCAACCTCGGCTGAGCCGAGGTTGACAAAACTTCGAACACCGCAGCAACTCCAAGGTCCTTAATGCAACGGCCCAGCCGTTGCAGGAACACTTTGCCAGAAGGCTGCGATTTCGGGGGGACACCGATGGTTCACGCCAAGATCGCATCGATTGCCGCCAGCTCGGCTGCGGCGAAATGGAGATTCTGCAGGGTCTGCAGGTTCTCCTGCAATTGCGCCGGCCGGCTCGCGCCGATGAGCACGGAGGTCACGGCGGGGTGGCGCAGAATCCACGCCAGCGCCATTTGCGCCAGCGTCTGGCCGCGCTGCTGCGCCAGCTCATTCAATTTTTTCACCTTCTCGATTTTTTCGGTGGTGACTTGATCCGCCTTCAAAAAGCCCGTGGGTTTGGCGGCGCGTGAGTCCGCCGGAATGCCGGACAAATAACGCGCGGTGAGCAGACCCTGCGCCAGCGGTGAAAAGGGAATGCAGCCGAGGCCCTGCTGCGCCAGCAGCGCGAGCAGGCTTTCTTCCACCCAGCGATTGAACATGTGGTACACCGGTTGGTGAATCAAACAGGGCGTGCCGAGGGCGCGCAGGATTTGGTCGGCGCGGCGGGTTTGCTCGGTGCTGTAGTTGGAAATGCCGGCGTAAAGCGCCTTGCCCTGGCGCACGGCGTGATCCAGCGCCATCATGGTTTCTTCAAGCGGGGTTTCGGGATCCGGGCGATGGCTGTAGAAAATGTCAACGTAGTCCAGTCCCATGCGCTTGAGGCTTTGATCGAGGCTGGCCAGCAAGTATTTGCGTGAGCCCCATTCGCCGTACGGGCCGGGCCACATGAGATAGCCGGCCTTGGTGGAGATGATCATCTCGTCACGGTAGGCGGCCAGATCTTCTTTGAGAATTCTGCCGAAATTGCTTTCGGCCGAACCCGGCGGCGGGCCGTAGTTGTTGGCCAGGTCAAAATGCGTAATGCCGCTGTCAAACGCCAGCCGCACGAGGGCGCGGGTGTTTTCCAGTGGATCGACGTCACCGGCGTTGTGCCACAGGCCGAGCGAAATCGCAGGCAGCTTCAGGCCGCTGCGGCCGCAGCGGCGATAGGTCATTTCTTGATAGCGATCGGGATTCGGTTGCGCGGGCATGATCATTTACCGTTTTTGTGTGCGAGCAACTCATTCGTGTCTGTCCACAAAAGTTCCATCCTCGACGAAGCTGAGACTTCCAAAATTTCGAGCACCGTGAAACGCTGAGATTCTCAATGCCGCGGCCCCGCCGTTGCCGCAGCCTTTCCCTGCAAAGGCGGCAATTTCGAACGGACACGAATCCGTTCATGGGAGAGCAAAAATACACAGCCCCGCACCGCCGCCAAAGAGAGTGACGCGTGCAGGGCTGCGAGGGCGAGGCTCACCGTGTGCAGGTGCTACCTTCCAGACTTCTGTGCCGGTGATCGGCGGAGAAGTCGCATCATCATCCCATTCGTTTGCGCAGGAATGCCGGCACGTCATAATCGGCGGGCGGCTCCGGCATCGGCACATATTCTTCTTCCAGCGGGCGGATAATCGGCTCGGCATGGCCGTTGTGGCCGTTTTTCTCGCGGCGCTGATAGGTCGGAATGTCGAGTTCTTTGACCGTGGTGTCGATGAAGCGCGGCAGCCGGCTTTGCCTGCCGTTGGCCGCGCCGCGGCTGTTGCTGCGAAAGCCGGTGGCAATCACGGTGACGCGCACGTCGTCGCGCATGCTTTCGTCGATCACCGCGCCGAAGATGACGTTGGCCTCACTGCCGGCGGCCTCGGAGACCACGCTGGCCGCGTCATTCACTTCATGCAGGGTCAAATCCGGGCCGCCGGTGATGTTGACCAGCACGCCGAGCGCGCCCGCGATCGACACGTCTTCGAGCAGCGGGCTGGAGATGGCCTGCTGCGCCGCGCGAATCGCGCGCTCGTCGCCATTGGCTACCCCCGCGCCCATGAGCGCGTCCCCCATCTCGCTCATCACGGTGCGGACGTCGGCGAAGTCGAGATTGATCAAACCCGGAATGGTGATCAAGTCGGAGATGCCCTTGGTGGCGTGCAGCAACACGTCGTCCGCCTGGCGAAAGGCCTCCACCAGCGGCGTGCCTTTGGGCACCACCGCGAGCAGGCGCTGGTTGGGAATGACGATCATGGTGTCCACCCGCTGCTTCATCTCCATCAGGCCTTCTTCCGCGCGCTTCCAGCGTTTGTTGCCCTCGAAGCTGAACGGTTTGGTGACGATAGCGACGGTGAGCGCGCCGAGATCCTTGGCGATTTCCGCGACAATCGGCGCGGCGCCGGTGCCGGTGCCGCCGCCCATGCCGCAGGTGACGAAAACCATGTCGCAGTCTTCGAGAATCTCCGCGACCATCTCGCGGTCTTCTTCGATGGCTTTGCGGCCGATTTCGGGATCCGCGCCCGCGCCCAGCCCGCGCGTGGTGGTTTTGCCGATTTGGACACGGTGCGTCGACTTGGACGTGTCGAGCGCTTGCACATCCGTGTTGATGGCGACGAAATCAACACCGGTCAAGCCCGCGGCAATCATACGATTGACGGCATTGCAGCCGGCGCCACCAACGCCGACCACTTTCATGCGTGCCGCCATCAAGCTGCCTTCATCGAAATTTAATCGTAGATTCATGGAGACTTCTCCTTGCTGGTAGTAGCTCCTCGCGGAGCCGCCGTTCGTCATTCCCCGGCCGTTGCACGCCAGGGGCGCTGCGACTGAGCTGGCGGGGCCGGTCAGGCCGCGCGATTTACCACTCCAAACCACCGCTTCATGCGGTCGGCAATCTTGTCGAACAAATGCGTCTCATTCGGGCTGGCCAGACCTTCAGCTTCGGCTTTATGCTGATAGCCGTAGAGAATCAAGCCCACGCCGGTGGCATGATTCGGCTTGTTCACTTCGGCGGTCACGGAATTCACGGTATTGGGCACGCCGAGTTTGACCGGCATGTCGAAAATCGATTCCGCCAGGTCGATGATGCCGGGCAGCATGGCGCAGCCGCCGGTCAACACTGCGCCTGCGGTCATGAGTTTGAAGTAATCGGATTTCTTCAGCTCATTGAGCGTGAGCTCCAAAATCTCCTCGACGCGCGGCTGGATGATGTCAATCAGCACCTGGCGCGAGACCTTGCGCGGCGGCCGGCCGCCGACGCCGAAGACTTCAATGGTCTCTTCGCGGTCATGGTCCACGTGCAACGCGGCGCCGTGCGCGATCTTGAGCAGCTCGGCGCGGTCGATGGGCGTGCGCAGGCCGTGCGCCAGATCATTGGTGATGTTTTTGCCGCCCAACCCGACGATGGCGGTGTGGCGGATGCAGCCTTCGTAGAACATCGCGATGTCGGTGGTGCCGCCACCGATGTCGAGCAGAGCCACGCCCAGATTCTTTTCGTCATCGGTCAGCGTGGCGAAGCTGGAAGCGAGCGGCTCGAGCACGAGATCCTGCACCACCATGCCGGCGCGCTCGATGCAGCGGCAGATGTTTTGCGCGGAGGTCACCGCGCCGGTGACGATATGCACTTCCGCCTCCAGGCGCACGCCGCTCATGCCGACGGGATCGTCGATGCCGCGCTGATCATCGACGATGAAGGCTTGCGGCAAAATGTGAATGATCTCGCGGTCAAAGGGCAGGGCCACGGCTTTGGCGGCATCGATCACCCGGCGCTTGTCTTCCTGGGTGATGACGTGATCTTCGCCGGTCACCGCCACCACGCCCCGGCCGTTGACGCTGCGAATGTGATCGCCGGCAATGCCGGTGTACACCGCTTGTATCTCCACGCCCGCCATGCGTTCGGCTTCGTCTTTGGCGCGCAAAATCGATTGAATCGTACGTTCGAGATTGATCACGACGCCGCGGCGCAAGCCCTCCGAGGGCGTGGTTCCCATGCCGATGATTTTGAGCTGGCCGTGCTCATCCACCTCGGCAATGAGCGCGCAAATCTTGGTGGTGCCAATATCCAGCGCGCAGATGTAATCGAGTACCATGGTCTCTCCTTATGGTCGTTGCTGATTGCCGGGTGTGCGCGGCTGTTCCCGCGCCACTGGCACCGGTAACCAGGTTTATCCCGCGACTCTCGTCACAACTTGGTTCTCAAAGCGCAAATCAATGGCAGCCAGCCGGCCGCCGTGCTCCGGCAGTTGCCGCAGCACGGTATCCAGACGCTCGCAGCGTTCGAGCCAGGCCTGGCGGCCCACATAAACCGGCACCCCATGTGAATAGAGATACAGAATCAATCCCCCGTTGGCCTGCAATTGAAATTCGGAAATGTCGTGATACATCACCGCATTCTGCTGCCGCAGCGTGCGGATGAATTCGCAGAGTTGCACGCCGGCAGCCGACAGCCGTTTGCCCTCTGCCGCAGGATCCAGCGCCGCGCCCGTCACCACCGGCAAATCCAGCCGGACGCCGGCTTCCACCTGCGGCAGCACTTCGCCATCAGCGGCGAGCGGCCACAAACCCTTTTGATTGAGCAGCGCCACCGGCTGCTGTTCTTTCACCCAGATCTCGACGGTCGAGGGATAGGCGCGGCTCACCTGCACTTCGCGCACAAAAGGCAGCGCTTCCAGGCGCGCTTCAATTTCACTGACGTTGATCTGAAACGTGCGCTCGCCCTGCGGCACTTGCGCCGTCTTGAGAATCGTCTCCGCGCTCAGCAGGACATTGCCCTTCACCACGACCTGCTGCACTTGAAAGCTGGCGTCGTGGCCCACCCAATTCTGCAGATGCAGGCCGCTGAGCATGAAGGTGGTTGCAAAGAAGAATGATTTGCCGTAGCGTTTTGCTGCCATGTCGTTCACCCTGCTGCGTTGAATCCCTGACACGCGAAGTTTGGGAGACCTCGGCTCCGCCGAGGTTGGAACCTTTTTGGGACGAACACTTGTTGCCTGCCGGCGATTCTCCACCTCTGCCATTGCCGGGTTCGCCGTTGCCTGGCATTCATTTTTTCAACAATTGCAGGCAAAGCTCGACGATGTCCTGCGCCGCGCGGGGCCGGGCCATGCGCTTCGCGGCGGCGGCCATCTCCGCGCGCCGGCCGGCATCGGCGGCCAGCGTGTGCAGCGTTTGCAACAAGCTTTCCACCTGCAGATCTTTTTCCAAAATCATCACCGCCGCGCCGGCCTGCGCCATCGCGCGCGCATTGAAGGTCTGATGATCCGCGGTCGCGAATGGGAACGGAATCAGCACCGCGGGCAGGCCGCAAGCGGCCAGTTCGAATATCGTCGAGGCGCCGGCGCGGCAGAGCACGAAATCCGCCAGAGCATAGGCCAGGCCCATGTCTTCGATGTAAGGCACGAGGCGCAGGCGCGGCGCGCCGGCGGCAAGCGGCGCAAGTTGCTCGAAGTGAGCGGGGCCGGTTGCCCACAGCAGTTGCAGCCCGTTGATTCCGGCCAGTTGCGGCAGCAGCGCGGTGATCACTTCGTTGAGGCGGCGGGCGCCCTGGCTGCCGCCAAACACCAGCAGGGTGGTCAAATTCGCATCGAGCTGCCAGGCGCGGGCGGCCGCCGCACGCAACGCCGGCGTGCGCTCGGGAAGCTGGCTGCGCACCGGATTGCCGACCACGTGCACGCGCTCCTGGCGCGGGAAATATTTGCGGCTCTCTGCAAAGCTGAGAAAGACCGCATGCGCGCGCCCGCCGAGCAGACGGTTGACCAGGCCGGGATAGTTGTTCTGCTCTTGAATCACGAATTTCCTTCCCATCAGCCAGGCGGCCAGCAGGGCCGGCCCGCTGACGTAGCCGCCGGTGCCGATGACGAGCTGCGGCTGAAATTCCCGGAACAACTTGCGGCATTGCCGCACGCTTTGCAGCAGATAGACCGGCACCATGAGATTGCTCAACGTCAACTTGCGCAGCAGGCCGCGCACCGGCACCACTTCCAACCGATGGCCGAGCTTCGGCAACACGCGGCTTTCGAGGCCCTGCGCCGTGCCGATGAAGAGTGTTTGCACCTGCGGCCGCTGCCGGGCAAAAGCCTCGGCCAGCGCGAGCGCGGGATAAAGATGGCCGCCGGTGCCGCCGCCGGCAAAGACCAGGCGCAAAGGTTCAGAGTCAACCATCGGATTTCTTGCGGTCACGATACCACTGCACGCGCGCCAGCGGCACTTTGGCCAGGCCGCGGCCCGGCCGGCTCGCACCGCTGCCCTGCGTTGAAATATTGAGCAAAACGCCGATGCCGATCAAATTCATGATGAGCGCGGTGCCGCCGTAGCTCACGAACGGCAGCGGAATGCCGGTGGTGGGCAACAGATTGGTGACCACGGACATGTTCACAAACGCGCCCAAGCCGATCGTGCAGGTGATGCCGAATGCGGTCAGCCGGCCGGCGGCATCAGGCGCCTGGCGCGCAATGCTGAAACCGCGCCACAGAATGACCAGAAACAGCACCACCACCGTCAGGGTTCCGATCAAGCCCAACTCCTCACCAATGATGGAAAGAATGAAATCGGTGAAGGGATCGGGCAGGAACAGGAGCTTCTGTTTGCTCTGGCCCAAGCCCACGCCCAGCAGGCCGCCGGTGCCGAGGCCGATCAGCGATTGCTTCACCTGCCAGGCGGGTTCGGCGTGGCCCATCAAAGAATCCACGAAAGCTTCGACGCGGCCGCGCTGATACGCGACCCGCGCCGTGAGCGCCAGCCCGGCCAATACCACCGAAGACGCCAGGGCAAAGAGATGCGACCAGCGCGCGCCCGCGAGAAAGAGCATGGCCGCCACCGTTGCCGCGATGATCAGCGCGGTTCCCAAATCCGGCTCGAGTGCCACGGTGATCACCACCACGCCGGCGAGCAGGAGCTGCGGCGCCAGGCCGTCGCCAAGTTTGCGAATATCGAGCTGGGGCTTGGCGAGATTCATGGCGAGATAGAAGATCAGGCCGTATTTGGCCAGCTC from bacterium includes the following:
- the ftsA gene encoding cell division protein FtsA encodes the protein MVLDYICALDIGTTKICALIAEVDEHGQLKIIGMGTTPSEGLRRGVVINLERTIQSILRAKDEAERMAGVEIQAVYTGIAGDHIRSVNGRGVVAVTGEDHVITQEDKRRVIDAAKAVALPFDREIIHILPQAFIVDDQRGIDDPVGMSGVRLEAEVHIVTGAVTSAQNICRCIERAGMVVQDLVLEPLASSFATLTDDEKNLGVALLDIGGGTTDIAMFYEGCIRHTAIVGLGGKNITNDLAHGLRTPIDRAELLKIAHGAALHVDHDREETIEVFGVGGRPPRKVSRQVLIDIIQPRVEEILELTLNELKKSDYFKLMTAGAVLTGGCAMLPGIIDLAESIFDMPVKLGVPNTVNSVTAEVNKPNHATGVGLILYGYQHKAEAEGLASPNETHLFDKIADRMKRWFGVVNRAA
- a CDS encoding FtsQ-type POTRA domain-containing protein, whose translation is MAAKRYGKSFFFATTFMLSGLHLQNWVGHDASFQVQQVVVKGNVLLSAETILKTAQVPQGERTFQINVSEIEARLEALPFVREVQVSRAYPSTVEIWVKEQQPVALLNQKGLWPLAADGEVLPQVEAGVRLDLPVVTGAALDPAAEGKRLSAAGVQLCEFIRTLRQQNAVMYHDISEFQLQANGGLILYLYSHGVPVYVGRQAWLERCERLDTVLRQLPEHGGRLAAIDLRFENQVVTRVAG
- the murG gene encoding undecaprenyldiphospho-muramoylpentapeptide beta-N-acetylglucosaminyltransferase, which produces MVDSEPLRLVFAGGGTGGHLYPALALAEAFARQRPQVQTLFIGTAQGLESRVLPKLGHRLEVVPVRGLLRKLTLSNLMVPVYLLQSVRQCRKLFREFQPQLVIGTGGYVSGPALLAAWLMGRKFVIQEQNNYPGLVNRLLGGRAHAVFLSFAESRKYFPRQERVHVVGNPVRSQLPERTPALRAAAARAWQLDANLTTLLVFGGSQGARRLNEVITALLPQLAGINGLQLLWATGPAHFEQLAPLAAGAPRLRLVPYIEDMGLAYALADFVLCRAGASTIFELAACGLPAVLIPFPFATADHQTFNARAMAQAGAAVMILEKDLQVESLLQTLHTLAADAGRRAEMAAAAKRMARPRAAQDIVELCLQLLKK
- the mgrA gene encoding L-glyceraldehyde 3-phosphate reductase, with product MPAQPNPDRYQEMTYRRCGRSGLKLPAISLGLWHNAGDVDPLENTRALVRLAFDSGITHFDLANNYGPPPGSAESNFGRILKEDLAAYRDEMIISTKAGYLMWPGPYGEWGSRKYLLASLDQSLKRMGLDYVDIFYSHRPDPETPLEETMMALDHAVRQGKALYAGISNYSTEQTRRADQILRALGTPCLIHQPVYHMFNRWVEESLLALLAQQGLGCIPFSPLAQGLLTARYLSGIPADSRAAKPTGFLKADQVTTEKIEKVKKLNELAQQRGQTLAQMALAWILRHPAVTSVLIGASRPAQLQENLQTLQNLHFAAAELAAIDAILA
- the ftsZ gene encoding cell division protein FtsZ gives rise to the protein MNLRLNFDEGSLMAARMKVVGVGGAGCNAVNRMIAAGLTGVDFVAINTDVQALDTSKSTHRVQIGKTTTRGLGAGADPEIGRKAIEEDREMVAEILEDCDMVFVTCGMGGGTGTGAAPIVAEIAKDLGALTVAIVTKPFSFEGNKRWKRAEEGLMEMKQRVDTMIVIPNQRLLAVVPKGTPLVEAFRQADDVLLHATKGISDLITIPGLINLDFADVRTVMSEMGDALMGAGVANGDERAIRAAQQAISSPLLEDVSIAGALGVLVNITGGPDLTLHEVNDAASVVSEAAGSEANVIFGAVIDESMRDDVRVTVIATGFRSNSRGAANGRQSRLPRFIDTTVKELDIPTYQRREKNGHNGHAEPIIRPLEEEYVPMPEPPADYDVPAFLRKRMG